A region from the Carassius carassius chromosome 33, fCarCar2.1, whole genome shotgun sequence genome encodes:
- the LOC132113882 gene encoding RUN and FYVE domain-containing protein 1-like, protein MADEDPNTKVECEDVSAKEEGTEATEPNQNDVADEVQKDKRADSSWSAPILSFARKATETLSSGVNHYSAGLKGSDTSQHTPDTSDPLKTAAVKDPTLVERSNLLSMMKLSIKVLIQSSLSLGRTLDSEYPPLQQFFVVLEHCLKHGLKVKKSFIGQNKSIWAPLELIEKLCPESADISTSVRDMPGIKTGLGRARAWLHLALMQKKIADYMKELINRRDLLGEFYEPGALIMEEEGTVIVGMLVGLNVIDANLCVKGEDLDSQVGVIDFSMYLKDPQATETTQDDSKMTAILDQKHYIEELNRHLSCTVTDLQAKMDSLEKTNSKLIEELTAATDRINALREEQEQLKQENANILQTSQRKEEVTLQDSQLELETYRQTRQGLDEMYSVVWKQYKEEKRIRQELQKELELQIGLKQEMEVAMKLLEKDTHEKQDALVTLRQQLDQVKNLNLQMFNKAQESDRVAQKKEEDMERLEKKMIQMEAAMKELEQRLQNSENVLKNTDESQNELRSEMKGKVNALQKRLTDLDTLRAGLESELSVEKEQRQSLQRKLHREQDNSAELCTQLQQLQGLQTELLDLRQEKKQLQQLCEEQEQALQEMGLHLSQSKLKMEDFKEVNKALKGHAWLKDDEATQCKQCQKEFSISRRKHHCRNCGDIYCNSCSSNELALPSYPRPVRVCDVCHSLLLQRSSIRS, encoded by the exons ATGGCGGACGAGGATCCAAACACGAAAGTTGAATGCGAAGACGTTTCTGCAAAAGAAGAAGGAACCGAGGCTACGGAACCTAATCAGAATGATGTGGCCGACGAGGTCCAGAAGGACAAACGGGCAGACAGCTCCTGGTCGGCGCCGATTCTGTCGTTTGCTCGTAAAGCGACAGAGACGCTGAGTAGTGGAGTGAATCACTACAGCGCGGGGTTAAAGGGATCTGACACATCACAACACACCCCTGACACCTCAGACCCCCTGAAGACAGCAG CTGTGAAGGATCCCACGTTGGTGGAGAGGTCAAACCTCCTCAGCATGATGAAGCTCAGCATTAAGGTTCTGATCCAGTCCTCCCTCAGTCTCGGCCGCACACTGGACTCTGAATATCCACCTCTGCAGCAGTTCTTTGTAGTTCTGGAGCACTGCCTAAAACATGGGTTAAAAG TAAAGAAGTCTTTTATTGGTCAGAACAAGTCTATCTGGGCCCCTCTGGAGTTGATAGAGAAACTGTGCCCTGAGTCAGCTGACATTTCAACCAGTGTGCGGGATATGCCTGGAATCAA GACAGGCCTCGGGCGAGCTCGAGCATGGCTGCATCTGGCTCTAATGCAGAAAAAAATTGCAGACTACATGAAAGAGCTTATAAATAGAAGAGACCTTCTTGG GGAGTTTTATGAGCCTGGGGCTCTTATAATGGAGGAGGAGGGGACTGTGATCGTAGGGATGCTGGTGGGTCTGAATGTGATCGATGCCAATCTGTGTGTGAAAGGAGAGGATCTAGATTCCCAG GTGGGCGTCATTGACTTCTCAATGTATCTAAAGGATCCTCAAGCAACTGAGACCACACAAGA TGATTCAAAAATGACAGCCATTCTTGACCAGAAGCACTACATAGAAGAACTGAACCGGCATCTGAGCTGTACGGTGACGGATCTTCAGGCCAAGATGGACTCGCTGGAGAAGACCAACAGCAAACTCATTGAGGAG CTTACAGCAGCCACAGACAGAATCAACGCTCTGCGTGAAGAGCAGGAGCAACTCAAACAAGAAAATGCTAACATTCTCCAAACTAGTCAGAGAAAAGAGGAG GTGACTCTGCAAGATAGTCAGTTAGAGCTAGAAACATATCGACAGACACGGCAGGGTTTGGATGAAATGTACAGTGTAGTTTGGAAGCAGTACAAGGAAGAGAAAAGAATCCGGCAG GAGCTGCAAAAGGAGCTGGAGCTACAGATCGGTTTGAAGCAGGAAATGGAGGTTGCCATGAAACTCCTGGAAAAGGACACTCATGAGAAACAAGACGCGCTGGTCACACTGCGACAACAACTAGATCAAGTCAAGAATCTCAACTTACAGATGTTCAACAAAGCACAG GAGTCTGACCGAGTGGCCCAGAAAAAAGAGGAGGACATGGAACGACTTGAAAAGAAGATGATTCAGATGGAAGCAGCCATGAAGGAACTAGAGCAGAG GCTTCAAAATTCAGAAAATGTGCTCAAAAACACGGATGAAAGCCAGAATGAGCTGAGATCGGAGATGAAGGGGAAAGTGAACGCCCTGCAGAAGCGTCTCACTGACCTCGACACACTCAG GGCAGGCCTGGAGTCGGAGCTTAGTGTGGAGAAAGAGCAGCGTCAGAGCCTGCAGAGGAAGCTACACAGAGAACAGGACAACAGCGCAGAGCTGTGCACACAACTGCAGCAGCTGCAGGGCCTGCAGACG GAGCTGCTTGATCTTCGACAGGAGAAGAAACAGCTCCAGCAGCTGTGTGAGGAGCAGGAGCAGGCTCTACAGGAGATGGGCCTTCATCTCAGCCA atccAAACTCAAGATGGAGGACTTCAAAGAGGTCAACAAAGCCTTGAAG GGTCATGCCTGGCTGAAAGACGATGAAGCTACACAGTGCAAGCAGTGCCAAAAAGAATTCTCAATCTCTCGGAGAAAA CACCATTGCAGGAACTGTGGAGACATCTACTGCAACAGCTGCTCCAGTAATGAGCTGGCTCTGCCCTCGTACCCCAGACCTGTCCGCGTATGTGACGTCTGCCATTCCCTTCTGCTCCAGAGGAGCTCCATCAGATCCTGA
- the LOC132113884 gene encoding proheparin-binding EGF-like growth factor codes for MKFLTILRLFAVTIVAVTSVSGASIERFESERPAQTAVIDLLEALNEKRATVDNKQVDYEEEDEYYVDDEEEDEFSGAYEGPLVAFSRKPKDPIAVLNAEKLEGSKRNGLEGKKGKGKGKGKKRNPCLKKYKDFCIHGTCQYLRDLKRPSCICDSDYSGERCHLFSLELKKNGEVYSRTTALAVVAVVLSSLCLTIIGLMLALRFHKQGAYNVENEEKVKLGAAPHH; via the exons ATGAAGTTTTTAACTATTTTGCGTCTTTTCGCCGTTACCATTG TGGCTGTCACATCGGTGAGCGGTGCGTCAATAGAGCGGTTTGAAAGTGAGAGGCCTGCACAGACAGCTGTAATTGATCTTTTGGAGGCACTGAATGAGAAGAGAGCTACTGTGGACAACAAGCAAGTGGACTATGAGGAGGAAGACGAGTATTACGTTGACGATGAAGAGGAAGATGAGTTTTCAGGGGCTTACGAGGGGCCATTAG TTGCATTTTCAAGAAAACCCAAAGACCCAATTGCAGTTTTAAATGCAGAAAAACTTGAAGGCTCGAAGAGGAATGGGCTTGAAGGGAAGAAGGGAAAAGGAAAGGGAAAGGGCAAGAAAAGGAATCCATGTCTAAAAAAGTACAAGGACTTTTGTATCCACGGAACCTGCCAGTATCTCAGGGACTTAAAGAGGCCCTCATGCAT TTGTGACTCAGACTACTCAGGAGAGCGATGTCACCTTTTCTCCCTGGAACTAAAGAAGAATGGCGAAGTGTATAGCCGCACTACGGCCCTTGCTGTGGTGGCTGTGGTTCTCTCTTCATTATGTCTCACCATCATTGGACTGATGCTGGCACTCAG GTTTCACAAGCAAGGTGCATATAATGTGGAAAATGAGGAGAAAGTTAAACTGGGAGCCGCCCCACACCACTAA